ggaggagacgaggagagggaggtggaaggaggagacgaggagagggaggtggaaggaggagacgaggagagggaggtggaaggaggagacgaggagagggaggtggaaggaggagacgaggagaggaaggtagaaggaggagacgtaccctctcccttctcatcattTTCCCACAGTCAATTAGTCAACTAGTTCGTCAGTCAGCCATTCCTACAGTCAAATACACGTCCAGGCAGAGCGATCGCCAGCCCGATGCTCAGTCAggccgagcgtgcgtgcgtgcgtgcgagcgagcgtgcCGCGGGGCCTAAGATTCGCGGCGCACGAAGTCTGCAGCCGCGGAGGGGAAAGTGGCTTAAGTAAGGTAATTACGTGTGGGAAAACAAGTGTGTTGGAGACAtgctggagaaaggagggaggagaatagggggTCTAGGGTACAGGGTACAAGGTACAGGGTACAAGGTGCAGGGTAAAGGGGCCAAGGGTAGGATGAAGTTTCGCCAAGGTGATGAACCCTGCTTTGATTCCCTACTGTTTTACTTGGGAATGTTGGCAGGGGAGccgagagcgggggggagggaggggagagggggtgagtggaAGAGCTGGCACCAGGGTCAGTCTGACTCATGCCCACCTGCTGTGGGTGCCAGCCCGTGCCAGTGAggtatagagagggaggagggatgattaggaaaattgataaacagaaaaggaagatgatgaaaaggaagaagctaGAGACCGATTAAAAGGACTGCATtgtaaactcccccccccccccccgccccccatgccCGCATACCTCTCCCTCGCCGCCGCCTGACCCGCCAGGGGTTGCCGCGCGCCCTGGGTGGCTGCTGCAGTTTAATGATTTCTCTACAGGTCTTGATCAACAAatgttattttattgcttttaaatCTTAGCTATTATATTTGGCATCAGTAGTACGATTGCTGTTGTTACCGgtgccattatcattgtcgttactaTTGCCATatctattagtattttcattatcagtatcatgattattatttgtattttcgttattatttttctcataaaaaaagaacattattGACTTATTTTCCATGTTATTTTCTGTGGATTAGTCTGCAACAAGAGTATTATATTTTCACTATTTCTAATAATTCCCTTTATTACTGCTTTGACGACCTGCTTCCCCGTTACAATTATTTCTGGGTAATTATAGCGGTGGGTAATGAAGACTTAAtgagggaataaaaagagaaggaggaaaaggaaaacgagagagggagaaggggagcaaaaaaatggacagagggaggaagaaaaagaaaaaaggagaacaaattaggaggtaaagaagaaagagtaaacgaTCGGGGAGGAAGATAACGATGGCTGTTCCTACgagaagggcagagggagggaggtagaggggggaagaggggggggcacaggaaagtgggggaaggggggcgaggcCATGTAGGTCAGGGTCGTCCAAGTCTGTCGATCGGCGCCCGGGGGCAAAGCATCATTGCTAAGCGGTTGTAGGTTGTTGAATTAAGGGCACGAGTCCCCTCTCcctgggaggggtggggaagaggagggggagggggaaggggaaaggggaaaaagcgaAGCAGAACCTTATGCAAAATAGCAAATGCCAGAAGGGACCCCACACCAGATaaatttccctcatttcctcgcTAATTGGGTAAAAACCGTGAGCATCGCGTCAGCAGATGTCAGGCTCTCCCAcctacaaaacacacactcatgcaggAGGTCATTTAGATCTCGCTTGCCAATTCTACATCTAGAGAGTTTTAGGTCGGCTGTAGGGCAGGCGGCCGGGAAGGAGGCTCAGCTGTCGGACACTTGCTACAGAAACGCCCGACAACACACTCGCGCACAGGCACATCACATTTTACGAACACACAAGCACAGGCGCATATGAATTGGAATGACGTACATATGTGCACGCGCTCAAACACCGTCTACAGTCATGAATGATGAGAGATGTGTGGATATTAACTAATCTtgtttaaggaaaaaaaagtaagcaaGAAAAGGAATGAGTTACGTTAAAGAAATAGTCActtaaaaacatgaaataagagtaaaaagaaagaagagaataaatgagaataaaaagaaggaaaaaaaaacaagaataaaaaaggaaaataagacaaaatttGAGTATAAAAGAAACAAGGGCATCACTGGAGACACAAGAGACCTCCTACGTGACTCGAGGTTCCCCCTCCGAGGCTGCAATTGTCACGTTAGTCTTTCGAGTGTCACATGGCCACACACTCGAGTTGCCGGGGCGCGGGAGGGGCATGCGAGGTTGCttgggggcgaggggaaagggatgaaggggggaaagagagaacgagagcgagagcgagagcgagagagggatgagagtgagTTGACTTGGTCATAGCATTCACGTCAGAGAgagtaagaatttttttttttctctctctctctctctctctctctctctctctctctctctctctctctctctctctctctctctctctctctctctctctctctctctctctccctctctccctctccctctctctctctctccctccccctccccctccccctccccctccctctctttctctctctcccctctctccctccctcccccccccccctctcctctctcactctctctctctctctctctctctctctcctctctctctctctctctctctctctctctctctctctctctctctctctctctctctctctctttctctttctctttctctttctctctgtctctctttctctctttctctcccctctcttcctccctctctttctctctcttccctctctccctccctctctttctctctcttccctctctccctccctctcattctctctcttccctctctccctccctctccctccgtctctttctctctctctctctccccctctctccctctctctctccctctctctccctctccctctctctccctctccctctccctctccctctcactctcactctctctcccttcctctctccttcccctcccctttctctctcccccctcccctttctccctccccctcccctttctccctccccctccctactctccctcccccctcccttctctccctccccctctctctctctctctctctctctctctctctctctctctctctctctctctctctctctcactctcactctcactctcactctcactctcactctcactctcactctctctctctctctctcactctctctctctctctctctcactctcactctcactcactctctcactctctccctccctccctccctccctccctccctccctccctccctccctctctctcctcctttcattctttcctcctttcattctttcattcttttttctttttctctctctttctttccctcctctctctcccgctcgatgtcattctctctctctctccacacttttGATCCACGGTAAAGTCATATCATTGCacattttgattaagaaaaatatataaatactgtcaAGTCTAGCGTTGAAATGGCTTCAGTGCCTCGCGTGGGAGGTGGCGGCGCCGACGGTGAGCGCTGGTCGCGGCGAATGGCAGCGATGAGGTAACAGATATCAAGGGAAGGATCAGGTGTGTAGGTGTCCACGGGTTGCCATGACAACCAATCCTTGCCTGCCCTTCTGTGCCGAGACATAGGATTATGTAATTTCATTAGTGAGTTTTGCgtgtttacattctctctctctctctctctctctttctctttctctttctctttctctttctctttctctttctctctctctctctctctctctctctctctctctctctctctctctctctctctctctctctctctctctctctctttctctttctctctctctctttctctctctttctttctctctctctctctctctctctctctctctctctctctctctctctctctctctctctctctctctctctctctctctctctctctctctctctccctccctccctcccacacatacagagagagagagagagagagagagagagacacggagagagacacGGAAACTGAGACGCAATCAACAgactcacacgcatacatttgtatttataagaaaaaaaataaggaataaaaaaaaactcaagtaCCTTACACCCGTCGTATATTGTAATTATACGATGACGTCAGGCCCTAGGGTTTGTGTTCGTGTTGAAAGCCTACGGGGATAAACTCCGCGTTTCACTTACTCTGACCATCTTCCATCCGTTAACAGTGGTGACTCGGATCACTACCGTTTGAAGCAGAGTGAATGGATATTGGCCATAGGAGATGTATCAGCAGCAGAAGCGTTAGTAGCAGCACTAACAGAAGTAGTAATAGGAGGAAAAGTAGCTCTAATTGTATAAAATGTCCTCATCCATACTGGAGACGAAGTAAACAATGGTGACGTAGACATGGAAGTTTACAAGCCATATTAACTtgatgaaatatagaaatattagtGACGATCGCGACAGTAGTGGTATGTTTGATCATAGTATTTCGGTGGTAGTTCGgacaaaataaatagtaatattacCAAGTACTATCAGATACAGCTGTAATGACGGTAGAAGTACATTCCCCCTAAAACAAGCTGGGATTTGGAATATGATTGACACTGAGTATTGCAAGGACAGCATGCAGAGAGAGTGACGCATCTCTTAGTTGCCAGCTGTTAGtaacactataatcatcatccttactatcgtCGTTTCCATCATTGTAATGTGCCCTTCCTCTGAGTGCCCATTTATGTGATGGCTCTTGCTCTGGAAAACCGGATTCCGATGCACCGGCATGACGCCAGAATATGCCGCCGTTGGTCACGCTTCAGCGATGGACGTCGGCTGTCAGCGCGACGGTGCACTTGGGAGAGCTTGACCTTCTCTTGTCTCATGCGTGTGTTTGGAACTATTACTTCAGTTTGGTgtgttttccttttgtgtttaaAAGGTGATTGTTGAATATTCGGGCGTTCCTCTTGGAAGCTGGTGTTAATTCACACAACAGTAGCCTTAATTGCAGCTGTACTAAAGTTACCATGGCAACCACGAATGAGGTTGATGCAGATGCCAAACGTATTTGATCAGACTGTCACCGTTGTTCTTGCAGTAACGAATTCGCCCGTGCGAATCTGTACTGTAAGCGGCATTTGTTCGTTTTGCGCTCCTCATTTTCTCGAGGACGCATATTGTATGTCCGCGTGACAGAGTATAATAAACTATTGAAATActgtaaaacgaaaaaaagtaattttacaTGATTATACGCTTCTCTCCCAAATGAAACCCTTTGCTAAGCTCCCCTTCCCATTCAACAGATGCTCCTTGACCACCGTAGCCGCAGCGAGGTGGCGCGTATGGTAAGCGCGCGGACGAACGGCGCCACGCCGCTCGTCATGGCCTCCAAGAACGGCCACCTCTCCTGCGTCGAGTACCTGGTCGAACGCTGCAACGCCGACTTAGAGCAGGTGGGATCAGGTGAGTGAATACGAAGAGCAAGACTGGCGTGACTTGGCGGTAGATCGGCGTTGTTGATATGCCAGACCCGCCTGATCTTTGTGTGTGCGGTGAGAATAATGACTTATCTGGAGGTGCAACGATTTTCTTTGACCATTCCCTCATTTGGTTTTACAATCACCTGTGCTGATTTGCTTGTTTGCAGTATTAACAAAGATTGTGTCCCCCACAGTGGTATTCGACGGCGAAACCATAGACGGGGCCCCCCCGCTGTGGTGCGCCGCCGCCGCTGGCCACCTCGACGTGGTGTCCTACCTGTTAGGGAAGGCCGCCAACGTCAACGCCACAACGAAGACCAACTCCACCCCCCTCAGAGCAGCTTGCTTTGACGGACACTTTGACATCGTCAAGTACCTCGTGGAACACAATGCTGGTGAGCTCAAAGCAGCCTTCTCACGGCTGGATTTTCCTTTCGGTCGGGGCTTTGGGTGGGGCGCGtggggcgcgcacacacacacacgcacacgcacacgcacacgcacacgcacacgcacacgcacacacgcacacgcacacgcacacgcacacgcacacacgcacacgcacgcacacaaaacacacgcacacaaaacacacgcacacaaaacacgcgcacgcgcacatacatacatacatacatacatacatacatacatacatacatacatacatacatacatacatacatacatacatacatacatacatacatacatacaaacatacaaacatacatacatacatacatacatacatacatacatacatacatacatacatacatacatacatacatacatacatacatacaaacatacaaacatacatacatacatacatacatacatacacacacacacacacacacacacacacacacacacacacacacacacacacacacacacacacacacacacacacacgcacacgcacacgcacacgcacacgcacgcacacgcacacgcacacgcacgcacgcacacaaaacacgcacaagcacacaaaacacgcgcacacgcacacaaaacacacgcacacgcgtgtttTGTGTATAATATGGTTTGTATAATATGGTTTTGTGAGCCAGAAAACTAAAATTTGCAAGTAGGCAGTTAAGTTGCCAACGTCCTCATGCTCCTGTCCCTGCTTGCAGACATTGAGGTCGCCAATCGCCACGGGCACACGTGCCTGATGATCGCCTGCTACAAGGGCCACTTCGACATCGCCAAATACCTCATCGACATCGCGGCGAACGTCAACCGCAAGAGCGTGAAGGGCAACACGGCGCTGCACGACTGCGCCGAGTCCGGCTCGCTCGAGATCATGAAGCTGCTGCTGGACCACTGTGCCAAGATGGACGTGGATTCCTACGGTGAGGGCCAACGGTGGCTCGCCCGCGGCGCCTCCGCCCTGTCATTCGTATCACCCTCTTTCCGCCGCATGGATTCCGCTTTTCTCGCTCTCCCAGttgctttctcttcttgtctGATCTTGTCTCTTCTGtcttgttctctcctctcctctcctcttctttcccctcttctcctctcctctcctttcccctcttctcctctcctctcctttcccctcttctcttctcctctcctctcctctactctactctcatctctctctctctctctctctctctctctctctctctctctctctctctctctctctctctctctctctctctctctctctcttctccacacaatcactctcttctcctcctctcctctctcactcttttcctcccctctctctctcttctcctcaccctctctctctcttctcaccctctctctctcttctcaccctctatctctcttctcaccctctctctcttctcctcaccctctttctcttttccccctctctcactttccccccctctctctctctctttccctccccctctttcatcttccccctccccactctctttcccctcggaCTCTCACAAgctctctctttttatgcttTTTGTCCTTGACTCTTTCCTTCCCcagtttttatctcttttttttttccctaccatCCCTTTTTatgctttcctttttctccctcctattcatctgccatcccctttcctctctggtCTCCTTCTAACTGTGAGATTAacacagttctttttttttttttcaggaatgaCACCGCTTTTAGCAGCCAGCGTAACAGGCCACACACACATTGTGGAATACCTCATCTCTAGATCAGATCTGGTGTCACGAAAGGACAAGATTGACGCACTAGAACTTCTAGGGGCTACATATGTTGACAAGAAACGGGATATGCTCGGGGCTCTCAGATTCTGGAAAATGGCTATGTCTGAAAGGTAAGGTTCTCTAGAATTAAGCTGTGACATTCTTTCAAAATTTTGTTCTTGCTTCATATTGAAGATATTGCTGGAAATACTGTTCTTGCTATGTCTCACTCTTGATTTTTATGTTTAAAATGAGCATTTTGAATTCTGTTTCAGGTATGAGTATGATTTAATGATTTACCCCAAGCCAGTACAACAGTCACCCATTGCTGCCTATGAAAATTCAGTAGAAGTGATGACAATGCAACAGCTAGATgaaataatctcagatcctgatgagaTGAGAATGCAGGCACTCCTTGTTAGGGAGAGGATTTTGGGACCAGCACATCCAGATACCAGTTATTACATCCGTTATCGAGGTGCTGTGTATGCTGATACTGGAAACTTTGACAGATGTATAACACTTTGGATGTATGCCCTTGACATGCAACAAAAAATCCTTGAACCCCTAAGTCCAATGACCCAGAGTTCATTTGTATCATTTGCTGAGCTATTTTCATTTATGATGAGTGAAGctaagaacagagggaggagagtaCCGGTGGTCAACTTCTGTGATATGATGAGAGTGTTTGAGAAATGTATGCGAGAGGTAGAAGTAGGTATGTCTCAGCTAAGCAAAGTTAATAATTCAGGTTGTGGAACAGTCTTGGCCAATGGGGGTGAGCGCGACACTACTTACTTCCACCGCACACTAGTTATAACAATGCATTTAGTATGTTTGCTTACAAAATTAGGGCCAGGTCTGACAACTCTACAGCGGCACACCATGAGGAAAGCCGTGTATCACCTTGTACGGATGGACCCCCGAGGCACGGGTGGTGTCACGCCTCTCCACCTTGCTTGCTCACGTGACTCATCTGCAACAGTTGGGAGATTCCCCATTTGTACTTTCCCAAGCTTGGAGGTTGTATCTTTACTGCTAGAAGTTGGGGCTGATCCATGTGCTACTGATCAGCAGGGCAACACCCCACTACACACATTAGCTAGTAACAAACAGTGTCGTCGTGAATTACTAACTTCCCTCCTTGCTGCTGGTGCTCACTTAGATACTCTAAATGGCTCAGGCCAGAGTTTTGCTTCTTTGCGTGCTTCCCGTGGCCAGCGCTTGTCCCAGTTAATAAATCCACTTCATTACACTTCCTTACAGTGCCTAGCAGCAGCCACTATCCGTAGACATGGCCTTCACTACAGTACAGTTCTACATCCTCGTCTCTCAAAATTTGTTGACCAACACTGATCCTATCTGTAATTAGCCCAGCTCATAATCCTGttccttgtatataaatgtgataattcatcatatgtacataatatacataatcattatctttacattTGTGTAAAGGCATATGTAGCCATTATTGATTTGATGGTGTGTGACATCATCTTGTGGCATTAATATTGTAAGTGGCCCAGCATGTATTGTCACTGTGATAATTGGCAGACCTATTCCAGGGTTGCAGGCATCCTAGAGGCCTCTGTTACCATTAATAAGATTCTCAGCAAACAAAAATGGAGTCAGATTCTATACTTGCTCAGTCTAGTTTATCCTTAGACCTTGTGTAATATTAGAGTTATTATCTTTTTGAAAATGTTATTTTTGGACTGTCCTGTTTGAGTATGTTAGAGTTCAGAGGCTTGAGGTTGTCTGGCAACAGTGGGGTATTGTCAGCTTGGCTTTCCATGGCAGTGACATTCTGGAAGATTGTATTCTTTCAGTATTAAGGAGGAAATGTTCCACATGCAGTATCTGTGCAaagttctatttttcttttttaagttgtAGATAATCATTAAATATTAGAGTATCTCATTGCTGTAATTTTATAATTTGTAAATTTTAAATGTTTGGAAACTTGACATcatcctttaattttttttaattttttcttttacatgatGTAACATTTCCTTCAGACAATTATTTGGATATCTGTATCGTAAGTGAAGTTACTGTCTCTCGTCACTGTTTCCCAGTTATGTGATCATTTATGGAATCCGAATGATAAATTCATGTATTGAGAGGTAAAAAGAGCAGAGGCATGATCTCTACTATCCCTCACAACAGTCTttgtgatatgattttttttttcctgttgtatTATAGCATGATTTTGCTGTATTTGTGTGCTGTCATTTTTCAGTGCAAACATAAAAGCTTTTAGTGGGATTATTACTCAGTAGAGTGAACTTTGTAATAAAGGATTTATTTGCTTTTGAACAAAATTACTATCAAAATCAACAGTGTTGAAAATGTGGACATATTGGACAACTGTTTtatctgtgatattttttttgtatttatgcatgaatCTTTCCAACTTTCcaaatttttgtatttttcttttcattcatttcaaGGGGTTGCAATATTGTGTTCATATTATCTATTGACAAATTTATGTGTATTGTAGTAGACATTGGTAAACCTCTGGTCTTTTTTTCTCTAACTGGAGCAGTATTATTGGTTACAAATCAGAATGATTAGTTCTGTGCAAGTTTGTTAGCATGTAAATGACTCGTAAATTTGTTAAACATCTTAAGATACAAAATTGCTTCTTCCTTATGGCTGTAGGGCACTTGATTGAATATCACTAAACAAAATGATATTTATGTTCATCCTGTGCAGAGGAATGTAAAAGCTGGTGCATAGGATACCAAatcttgtataaatatttttgtatatcatcAAGACTAAGATACTGCTTTAAAAGAATTGTCAAAATTAAAGCCTTGTTAAGGAATGTAATATcttacattatcattgtttatttgttcattagtCTTGAAGTTATTAATCAATTTAAATGGTTTATTTTGTTTGCTACTATGTTTATACTGCTAGCACTCATGTAACAGTTGTGGATTTTGAACACATAGACAATATTGTCACAGATAAGGAAATGTGTGTGCACTTGCCAATATGATTTCTCTTTGGGGTTCAGCGTACTTGCAAGATGGTGTGACTTTcatgaaaataaaagtttatGCTATGAAGAGGTGTTTTTGTACATCCTACAGCACAATTgtactttcattttgttttaaaaatggaaaaagaaggtTGAAGGCAATTTACCGAACATATATAATTTCTTGATTAaatattttttagtttattatgaTCTTATTTAAGTCCTTGGTATTTTGTATCTCAGAAACTTGCTATTGCCATTGATTTACTGTCTGTCATGCAAACTCTTCCTTTAAATTACATAGATAAATGACTGATTCTTTCTTTTGCCTTGCACCACACAGAATAGAGCACAACAATGTCATATCATCTTTGCCCACAAGACACAAGAAAtgtaatagagaaataaaaaatgtagTGGCAAAATgacttttcccattttttccctGAAGTAATGGCTACATACGTAAGTATGACATGGAATGGAAGATTTTTTGGGCATCAATTCAGATTTGATTTAAAAGAAATGATCGTGTTCTTCCCTATAGTTTTGAATGCTGCACATGTGCAGTCAGCTGATatagaaagtgaagagaaaaaagatatagatatataatctaaTAAGGCTAAATGTGTACAAATGTAATAAGGCTAAAAATTTCAACATAATTATTTGTTCATAAAAACTACCATCATGAGCCTTAAAGGATATCACattaaaaaacaatgaaattacaAAGTGTGCCATACAGTAAAAATGTATGAAAAGTGATGGTATCATAGAAGAGGAACGTGCAAAATTGGTAATCAGAGCAtcagcattatcaacatcaaaatcaaGTGACATAAAAGGGACTATATTTTTTGTAACCATCACTATgcaagatatacaaataaatgaccTGGCCTAGAAATGTTTATAGCTGTTTAGCAAAGATCTGCATATACCATACTGAAATTATCATGCAATTACTTCCTGATTTATGAACCAACTCATGCAAAAATAGGAGGATTGTAGGTGCTTCATTTTTCCACAAAATTTTACTTTTATGTTGAGTTCCTAGGATTTACCATAGCATTGTGACTTCATACTCATATATAACAAGGAAACCAATATGAATTCCAAGAGAGATTTGAAATAGGATGCAGTACTTGGTGCGGGTCTGCAGGCAATTCCATAGTCATATATGTGTCATTAGTGGCTTGATAAATAACATTTAAATACTGatcaatacttacatacatggtagaaaaaaatttaaatgaatcTTCAATCATGATAGAAATGAAAAAGCCAAATTACCAAAAATACATCTTGATGAGGAATCAtattgatgaaaagaaagaagaatcatATTAAAACTATTCCAGTCAAACAAGTTTTTCTTCTGATCTGTCAATTCAGGATTAATTTTGTGTTTCAAATGAAAGAACCAGTGCCATTAGTTTGTATTACACAGGCTAAACATACTAAACAGACAAAATTTAGTTACACTTGGGTATTAATGTTTTTACACCTCTTTTAATTCACAGCTTAGCTTTAAATTTCCATacctgtatgtatgcaaatacatgtatCTCTATGTTGTATATGACagtgagggagaggataagggaataGCAATCATGTGAAATAGCACTTAAttctaaaaagagaaagaaaaaaaggaaggggaaaatatatatgtatacatcccccatatatatatatatatatatatatatatatatatatatatatatatatatatatatatatatgtatatatatatatatatatatatatatatatatatatatatgaaaggagaaaacacactaccgtgttgatactatggtaataaaacccacactgtaaaactagatttaattgaaagagagactacagtcctcttccttgcctcctcagacctgaagatggaatccaggtggattccgaaactgtagtctctctttcaattaaatctagttttacagtgtgggtttttataccatatatatatatatatatatatatatatatatatatatttatatatataaaacacatattgtatgcatacatacacttacacatatatatgaatacatatacatataaatgtacatacaggaTCCATGCACATGAACAAACATATACGCAAACAATCATGCATGTGTACACAATTTATGTACGTAACGTatgaatgagatatatatacagaaatctctatatgtctatgtttatatatgtacatgtgtgtgtatctatctatctatctatatctatatatatatatatatatatatatatatatatatatacatatacatatatatatatatatacatattatgtgtgtatatatataaataatataaatatatatacatatatatatatatatatatatatatatatatgtgtgtgtgagtgtgagagtgtgagtgtgtgagtgtgtgagtgtgagtgtgtgtgt
The sequence above is drawn from the Penaeus chinensis breed Huanghai No. 1 chromosome 33, ASM1920278v2, whole genome shotgun sequence genome and encodes:
- the LOC125042938 gene encoding protein fem-1 homolog C-like isoform X2 — encoded protein: MEMLLDHRSRSEVARMVSARTNGATPLVMASKNGHLSCVEYLVERCNADLEQVGSVVFDGETIDGAPPLWCAAAAGHLDVVSYLLGKAANVNATTKTNSTPLRAACFDGHFDIVKYLVEHNADIEVANRHGHTCLMIACYKGHFDIAKYLIDIAANVNRKSVKGNTALHDCAESGSLEIMKLLLDHCAKMDVDSYGMTPLLAASVTGHTHIVEYLISRSDLVSRKDKIDALELLGATYVDKKRDMLGALRFWKMAMSERYEYDLMIYPKPVQQSPIAAYENSVEVMTMQQLDEIISDPDEMRMQALLVRERILGPAHPDTSYYIRYRGAVYADTGNFDRCITLWMYALDMQQKILEPLSPMTQSSFVSFAELFSFMMSEAKNRGRRVPVVNFCDMMRVFEKCMREVEVGMSQLSKVNNSGCGTVLANGGERDTTYFHRTLVITMHLVCLLTKLGPGLTTLQRHTMRKAVYHLVRMDPRGTGGVTPLHLACSRDSSATVGRFPICTFPSLEVVSLLLEVGADPCATDQQGNTPLHTLASNKQCRRELLTSLLAAGAHLDTLNGSGQSFASLRASRGQRLSQLINPLHYTSLQCLAAATIRRHGLHYSTVLHPRLSKFVDQH
- the LOC125042938 gene encoding protein fem-1 homolog C-like isoform X1 encodes the protein MEFKNGVFNAARDGNLRRLKMLLDHRSRSEVARMVSARTNGATPLVMASKNGHLSCVEYLVERCNADLEQVGSVVFDGETIDGAPPLWCAAAAGHLDVVSYLLGKAANVNATTKTNSTPLRAACFDGHFDIVKYLVEHNADIEVANRHGHTCLMIACYKGHFDIAKYLIDIAANVNRKSVKGNTALHDCAESGSLEIMKLLLDHCAKMDVDSYGMTPLLAASVTGHTHIVEYLISRSDLVSRKDKIDALELLGATYVDKKRDMLGALRFWKMAMSERYEYDLMIYPKPVQQSPIAAYENSVEVMTMQQLDEIISDPDEMRMQALLVRERILGPAHPDTSYYIRYRGAVYADTGNFDRCITLWMYALDMQQKILEPLSPMTQSSFVSFAELFSFMMSEAKNRGRRVPVVNFCDMMRVFEKCMREVEVGMSQLSKVNNSGCGTVLANGGERDTTYFHRTLVITMHLVCLLTKLGPGLTTLQRHTMRKAVYHLVRMDPRGTGGVTPLHLACSRDSSATVGRFPICTFPSLEVVSLLLEVGADPCATDQQGNTPLHTLASNKQCRRELLTSLLAAGAHLDTLNGSGQSFASLRASRGQRLSQLINPLHYTSLQCLAAATIRRHGLHYSTVLHPRLSKFVDQH